The Mustela lutreola isolate mMusLut2 chromosome 3, mMusLut2.pri, whole genome shotgun sequence genome includes a region encoding these proteins:
- the KCNJ3 gene encoding G protein-activated inward rectifier potassium channel 1 isoform X3 gives MSALRRKFGDDYQVVTTSSSGSGLQPQGPGQGPQQQLVPKKKRQRFVDKNGRCNVQHGNLGSETSRYLSDLFTTLVDLKWRWNLFIFILTYTVAWLFMASMWWVIAYTRGDLNKAHVGNYTPCVANVYNFPSAFLFFIETEATIGYGYRYITDKCPEGIILFLFQSILGSIVDAFLIGCMFIKMSQPKKRAETLMFSEHAVISMRDGKLTLMFRVGNLRNSHMVSAQIRCKLLKG, from the coding sequence ATGTCTGCACTCCGAAGGAAATTTGGGGACGATTACCAGGTAGTGACCACCTCGTCCAGCGGCTCGGGCTTGCAGCCCCAGGGGCCGGGCCAGGGCCCGCAGCAGCAGCTTGTGCCCAAGAAGAAGCGGCAGCGGTTCGTGGACAAGAACGGCCGGTGCAATGTGCAGCACGGCAACCTGGGCAGCGAGACGAGCCGCTACCTCTCGGACCTCTTCACCACCCTGGTGGACCTCAAGTGGCGCTGGAACCTCTTCATCTTCATCCTTACCTACACGGTGGCCTGGCTCTTCATGGCGTCCATGTGGTGGGTGATCGCCTACACTCGGGGCGACCTGAACAAAGCCCACGTTGGCAACTATACGCCCTGCGTGGCCAATGTTTATAACTTCCCCTCCGCCTTCCTCTTCTTCATCGAGACCGAGGCTACCATCGGCTATGGCTACCGCTACATTACCGACAAGTGCCCCGAGGGcatcattctcttcctcttccagtCCATCCTCGGCTCCATCGTGGACGCCTTCCTCATTGGCTGCATGTTCATCAAGATGTCCCAGCCCAAGAAGCGCGCGGAGACCCTGATGTTTAGCGAGCACGCGGTGATCTCCATGAGGGACGGAAAACTCACGCTCATGTTCCGGGTGGGCAACCTGCGCAACAGCCACATGGTCTCCGCGCAGATCCGCTGTAAGCTGCTCAAA